In a single window of the Phocoena sinus isolate mPhoSin1 chromosome 7, mPhoSin1.pri, whole genome shotgun sequence genome:
- the OTOS gene encoding otospiralin, with amino-acid sequence MRTCLVPGLALCLLLGPLAGAKPVQEEGDPYAELPAMPYWPFSTSDFWNYVQHFQALGAYPQLEDMARTFFAHFPLGTTLGFHVPYREE; translated from the exons ATGAGGACCTGCCTGGTGCCTGGGCTggccctctgcctcctgctgggACCTCTGGCAG GGGCCAAGCCGGTGCAGGAGGAAGGAG ACCCCTACGCGGAGCTGCCGGCCATGCCTTACTGGCCCTTCTCCACGTCCGACTTCTGGAACTATGTGCAACACTTCCAGGCCCTGGGGGCCTACCCCCAGCTGGAGGACATGGCCCGCACCTTCTTCGCCCACTTCCCGCTGGGGACCACCCTGGGCTTCCACGTCCCCTACAGGGAGGAGTGA